A single Haloglycomyces albus DSM 45210 DNA region contains:
- a CDS encoding peptidoglycan recognition protein family protein: MKSTQGIALSRRGLFQAGTAVAAGAALSAAWPDAAAASDEPTLLYGRAVWNARPPSSPVSIISAPDTIVIHHAVWPNTMDFSLDRAAQVSREIQDLHMDQNGWRDSGQQLTVGRGGHVMEGRHRSFEAIRYGQNVHGAHVGGHNHHTIGIESEGTYTDADTIIPSGQFGSLVQTCSWLCQQYGLNPYHAIAGHRDFNNTICPGDALYQRLPELRQRTAQHMEQHGR; this comes from the coding sequence GTGAAATCAACCCAAGGTATCGCGCTGTCACGGCGCGGACTCTTCCAAGCCGGGACGGCCGTCGCGGCGGGAGCCGCCCTGTCGGCGGCCTGGCCCGACGCTGCCGCGGCGAGTGACGAACCCACCCTGCTGTACGGACGAGCCGTCTGGAACGCGCGCCCGCCGAGCTCACCGGTGTCGATCATTTCGGCCCCCGATACGATCGTCATACATCACGCCGTATGGCCCAACACCATGGACTTCTCCCTCGATCGAGCAGCCCAGGTGTCACGCGAGATTCAAGATCTCCACATGGACCAGAACGGTTGGCGCGACTCGGGCCAGCAACTGACCGTGGGACGTGGCGGCCACGTCATGGAGGGACGACACCGCTCTTTTGAGGCCATCCGCTACGGCCAGAACGTCCACGGAGCCCACGTCGGGGGACACAACCACCACACCATCGGAATCGAAAGCGAAGGTACCTACACCGACGCCGACACCATCATCCCCAGCGGACAATTCGGTTCCCTCGTCCAGACCTGCTCCTGGCTGTGCCAACAGTACGGACTCAACCCCTACCACGCCATTGCCGGACACCGCGACTTCAACAACACCATCTGCCCGGGAGACGCACTCTACCAACGACTCCCCGAACTGCGGCAGCGTACCGCTCAGCACATGGAACAACACGGACGCTGA
- the cydC gene encoding thiol reductant ABC exporter subunit CydC, protein MRKRLGLSVLLGTVAQLSAIALIALSAYLISRAWQQPPILHLMVVITSVRLFGTSRGVFRYAERVVSHDTAFRGMEKLRVAMWRKLVRLAPAPVQRSGRARSTGEREPSLWRNGDVQTRLIDDVDGVGQRWIRGPLPVITTLLTMAAAIAVQFVIYPPAGWIMAAAATGAAVLAPAMAALSDRSGARATARARADLTADVQAFLAGREELVAAGTASRALRAMEHTQRGLSKAETKTAWTAGLAGGSVWIAMAVAVVGGLYVAVPAVESGRLPGVELAVLALTPLAAFESLQALPQAVQEAAKSRASGRRLRDVSESPIPRPDPVDPMDVPVDPSSGPPCLEAKNLQLTWPGASHSAVRGLTFTVRPGEHIGIHGPSGAGKSSLAAALAGFVAYQGSLRIGGIEYSELTGDAVRENVALCSQEAYVFDATVAENLKIARPEASVAELERTLRWAGLRDWYEQLESGLDTRLGEFGKEISGGEKGRIALARAFLADREIVVIDELDAHLDAALARRVLRTAVAALEGKTAIIISHRPFPTGVVDRVLELSRPDETVRLTQNRSSSDLSLPAAGTTR, encoded by the coding sequence GTGAGAAAAAGACTTGGTTTGTCCGTCCTGTTGGGTACGGTCGCCCAGCTCAGTGCGATCGCATTGATCGCACTGTCGGCGTATCTGATTTCCCGCGCCTGGCAACAGCCGCCGATCCTGCACCTCATGGTCGTGATCACCTCGGTGCGGCTCTTCGGCACCAGTCGAGGCGTTTTTCGTTATGCCGAACGGGTCGTCAGCCACGACACGGCGTTTCGGGGGATGGAGAAACTGCGGGTGGCCATGTGGCGGAAGTTGGTCCGCCTCGCGCCCGCTCCCGTGCAGCGATCGGGACGTGCGCGGTCGACCGGTGAACGAGAGCCCTCTCTCTGGCGCAACGGCGATGTGCAGACCCGCCTCATCGACGACGTGGACGGCGTCGGGCAGCGCTGGATACGTGGCCCGCTGCCGGTCATCACGACGTTGTTGACCATGGCCGCCGCGATCGCCGTTCAGTTCGTCATCTATCCACCCGCGGGTTGGATCATGGCGGCCGCCGCGACCGGCGCGGCGGTGCTCGCTCCGGCGATGGCCGCGCTTTCGGACCGCTCCGGAGCCCGGGCCACGGCTCGGGCGCGCGCCGACCTGACCGCTGACGTACAGGCTTTTCTGGCCGGACGCGAGGAACTCGTCGCCGCTGGAACGGCCTCTCGTGCCTTGCGCGCGATGGAGCACACGCAACGCGGCCTGTCCAAGGCGGAGACGAAGACGGCATGGACGGCGGGGCTCGCCGGTGGAAGCGTGTGGATCGCCATGGCGGTCGCCGTGGTCGGTGGTCTGTACGTTGCCGTTCCCGCCGTCGAATCCGGTCGATTGCCGGGTGTGGAGCTGGCCGTTCTCGCCCTCACGCCACTGGCCGCGTTCGAAAGCCTGCAGGCGCTCCCGCAGGCGGTCCAGGAGGCGGCTAAATCCCGTGCGAGCGGACGGCGCTTGCGGGACGTTTCCGAGTCGCCGATACCTCGACCCGACCCGGTCGACCCGATGGACGTGCCGGTCGACCCCTCCTCCGGGCCGCCCTGTCTGGAGGCGAAGAATCTACAACTGACCTGGCCGGGAGCCTCTCACTCCGCGGTGCGGGGATTGACCTTTACCGTGCGTCCGGGGGAGCATATCGGAATTCACGGCCCGTCGGGAGCGGGTAAGTCGAGCCTGGCCGCCGCGCTGGCGGGCTTCGTCGCCTATCAGGGGAGCCTTCGTATCGGAGGGATCGAGTATTCGGAGCTGACCGGGGACGCCGTGCGGGAGAACGTCGCATTGTGCAGTCAGGAGGCGTACGTCTTCGACGCCACGGTGGCCGAGAATCTCAAAATCGCTCGACCGGAGGCCTCGGTCGCCGAGCTGGAACGTACCCTGCGCTGGGCGGGTCTACGTGACTGGTACGAGCAACTCGAGTCTGGACTCGACACCAGGCTGGGCGAATTCGGTAAGGAGATCTCGGGAGGAGAAAAGGGACGGATCGCCTTGGCGCGGGCGTTTCTGGCCGACCGTGAGATCGTCGTCATCGACGAGTTGGACGCTCACCTCGACGCCGCTTTGGCACGTCGGGTGTTGCGGACGGCCGTCGCGGCCTTGGAGGGTAAAACCGCGATCATCATCAGCCACCGACCGTTCCCCACAGGGGTCGTGGATCGGGTGCTGGAGCTGTCGCGGCCGGACGAAACGGTACGCCTGACTCAGAACCGGAGTAGTAGTGACCTTTCGCTCCCGGCGGCAGGAACGACGCGGTGA
- a CDS encoding GlxA family transcriptional regulator, translated as MHKTLVIALFPNVDLLDVTGPAEVFSLLARERAVESRHIVRLAAPSADPVVTAAGVTVVPDCTFAELDGTPIDTLVVPGAVNLDAAGHAIADVDPAVVAWIRRLARDTRRVTSVCVGAHVLAAAGLLEGRRVTTHWLTAEQLAREYPNVDVDPDPIFIRDGDVWTGAGVTACLDLSLALVAEEYGDDIALRIARQMVMYLKRPGGQSQFSVPLEPISASRRIDDLRRFVHEHATGPIDIADLARRAHVSERQLARIFKTELNTTPAAYIEAARVEIARNRLESTDDTLGRVARLSGFGSSDTLVRAFRRRLNTTPTDYRSRFRKD; from the coding sequence ATGCACAAAACCTTGGTCATCGCCCTGTTTCCCAATGTCGACCTGCTGGACGTGACGGGACCGGCGGAAGTATTCTCGCTGCTCGCCCGAGAAAGAGCGGTAGAGTCACGCCACATCGTCCGCCTCGCGGCGCCCTCTGCCGACCCCGTTGTCACGGCGGCAGGTGTCACTGTGGTCCCCGACTGCACCTTCGCCGAGCTGGACGGCACTCCGATCGATACACTCGTCGTCCCTGGCGCCGTCAACCTCGATGCGGCCGGACACGCCATCGCCGACGTCGACCCGGCGGTCGTCGCGTGGATCCGTCGTCTGGCACGCGATACCCGTCGGGTGACGTCGGTGTGCGTGGGCGCTCACGTCCTGGCAGCGGCGGGTTTGCTGGAAGGGCGACGGGTGACGACACACTGGTTGACTGCGGAGCAACTGGCCAGGGAATACCCCAACGTCGACGTCGATCCCGACCCCATCTTCATTCGTGATGGGGACGTGTGGACTGGTGCGGGTGTCACTGCCTGTCTCGACCTCAGCTTGGCTCTGGTCGCCGAGGAATACGGCGATGACATCGCCCTGCGCATAGCTCGGCAAATGGTCATGTATCTGAAGCGCCCCGGCGGGCAGAGCCAGTTCAGTGTGCCGTTGGAACCGATTTCTGCGTCGCGACGGATCGACGACCTGAGGCGCTTTGTCCACGAACACGCCACCGGCCCCATCGATATAGCCGACCTGGCTCGTCGGGCTCATGTCAGCGAACGTCAGCTGGCCAGAATCTTCAAGACGGAATTGAATACGACCCCGGCCGCCTACATTGAAGCCGCCCGGGTGGAGATCGCCCGAAACCGTTTGGAATCCACTGACGACACACTGGGACGCGTGGCCCGTCTGAGTGGCTTCGGAAGCTCCGACACCTTGGTGCGAGCATTCCGCCGACGGTTGAATACGACTCCCACCGACTATCGAAGTCGATTTCGAAAGGATTGA
- the cydD gene encoding thiol reductant ABC exporter subunit CydD, which yields MTTTEAPRSRGIDRRLLRYTVGTRRYIVLSALLGVATTACIIAGAWLIATIVAGVFAGNESFGDVSDSLLALALVLIARALVTSVQESAAQASSSRVKRDLRSRVLTSLADNPNDGRNSGETANLLVRGIEALDAYFSRYIPQLVLATLVPLTIVATLAWVDMTSAIVVMVTLPLIPVFGILIGLYTNTKAEKQWKTTALLARRFTDLVAGLPTLKAFGRAERQSRHLEETTATYRKRTMGLLRVAFMSALALELAASLSVAIVAVQIGIRLIEGNLTGVEGLTLALFVLILAPEAYLPLRQVGVHYHASAEGLAAADDLFQTMSPERTPGHETQKTRPVPAAPPNRAPLIHIDRAVFAYPGREPLPELSVTIRGGALTVLTAPSGAGKSTLFAALLGFRSPQSGRITVGQRRLETMDLSQWRGRVAWMPQRPVLIDGTVADNVRLAVAEETSDARVATVLERAQAPEADRLVAATGTGVSAGEAARIALARLFLRTDVVDPDVLLLDEPTAHLDPDTESTVLEALTEYTRGRTTVVASHRPALAALADREVTW from the coding sequence ATGACGACGACGGAAGCACCGCGCTCGCGCGGTATCGACCGGAGGTTGTTGCGGTATACGGTGGGCACCCGACGCTACATCGTACTCTCTGCGCTGTTGGGCGTCGCCACGACCGCCTGCATTATCGCCGGTGCCTGGTTGATCGCGACCATAGTGGCAGGAGTGTTCGCGGGTAACGAGAGCTTCGGCGACGTCTCCGATTCACTGCTCGCCTTGGCGCTGGTTTTGATCGCTCGGGCCTTGGTGACGTCCGTACAGGAAAGTGCGGCACAGGCGTCGTCGTCGAGGGTGAAACGGGACCTGCGTTCCCGTGTGTTGACGTCGTTGGCGGACAATCCCAACGACGGGCGCAACTCCGGAGAGACGGCGAACCTGCTGGTGCGAGGAATCGAGGCCCTGGACGCCTACTTTTCCCGGTACATACCGCAGTTGGTGCTGGCGACGCTCGTTCCCCTGACGATCGTGGCGACGCTGGCGTGGGTCGACATGACCTCGGCGATCGTGGTGATGGTGACCCTACCGCTGATCCCGGTGTTCGGCATACTGATCGGGCTCTACACGAACACCAAGGCGGAAAAACAGTGGAAGACCACCGCCTTGCTGGCTCGCCGCTTTACCGACCTGGTCGCCGGCCTGCCAACGCTCAAGGCCTTCGGGCGGGCCGAACGGCAGTCGCGCCATCTGGAAGAGACGACGGCGACCTATCGCAAGCGCACCATGGGGCTCCTGCGCGTCGCGTTCATGTCCGCCTTGGCGCTGGAGTTGGCGGCGTCACTGTCGGTGGCTATTGTGGCCGTCCAAATCGGAATACGTTTGATCGAAGGAAATCTGACCGGAGTCGAGGGACTGACCCTGGCGCTGTTCGTCCTCATCCTGGCACCGGAGGCGTACCTTCCCCTCCGACAAGTGGGCGTGCACTACCACGCCAGTGCCGAGGGACTGGCCGCCGCCGATGACCTGTTTCAGACCATGTCGCCGGAACGCACGCCCGGCCACGAAACTCAGAAAACCAGGCCGGTACCGGCAGCACCGCCGAACCGGGCCCCGCTGATCCACATCGATCGGGCGGTCTTCGCTTACCCGGGACGAGAACCGCTTCCCGAACTGTCCGTCACGATTCGCGGCGGGGCACTGACGGTGTTGACCGCTCCCTCGGGTGCGGGAAAATCCACCCTGTTCGCGGCCCTCCTGGGCTTCCGTTCACCGCAATCCGGACGGATCACGGTCGGCCAACGCCGCCTGGAGACGATGGACCTGTCGCAGTGGCGCGGCCGGGTCGCCTGGATGCCACAGAGGCCGGTCCTCATCGACGGGACCGTCGCCGACAACGTGCGACTGGCCGTGGCGGAAGAGACGAGTGACGCGCGGGTCGCCACGGTTCTGGAACGCGCCCAGGCGCCGGAAGCCGACCGTCTGGTCGCCGCCACGGGAACGGGCGTCAGTGCCGGGGAAGCGGCCCGCATCGCATTGGCCCGCCTTTTTCTGCGTACCGACGTTGTCGATCCGGACGTTCTCCTGCTCGATGAACCGACCGCCCATCTCGACCCCGATACCGAATCCACCGTTTTGGAGGCGTTGACCGAGTACACGCGCGGCCGAACGACCGTCGTCGCGTCGCACCGTCCGGCGCTCGCCGCCCTGGCAGATCGTGAGGTCACCTGGTGA
- a CDS encoding cytochrome ubiquinol oxidase subunit I, translating to MDVLEVARLQFGTTTVYHFLFVPITIGMSMLVALLQTMWRVTGKDSYLRATKFWGNLFLITLAMGIVTGIVQEFQFGMNWSAYSRFVGDIFGAPLAFEALLAFFLEATFAGIWIFGWDKLKPSLHLACIWIVAFGTVLSGYFILAANAFMQNPVGYEYSEANGRAELTDFGAVLTNPVALTQFPHTIFASWLTAAMIMIAVSAWHFKRKRDLDVHRPALRLGVLTSVIAGIGLVISGDSLGKVMTSTQPMKMAAAEALYNTTSGAPFSVLTVGDISGQEHTPILEIPGLLSFLGTGSFGAEVQGINDLQAQYAAQYGPGDYTPYIPLTYWSFRAMIGFGMLAVLIALYVWWRTRRGKLPQGRLFWIVAVWSAVLPFVANSTGWIFTEMGRQPWVVFSLMLTEDGVSPTVGERSVWVSFVGFTLVYAILAVVCMKLFLKYAKLGPPDEEKAKAGVGGPSSDDDDSDKPMAFAY from the coding sequence ATGGATGTGCTCGAAGTCGCCCGACTGCAGTTCGGGACGACGACCGTATACCACTTTCTGTTTGTGCCCATCACAATCGGAATGTCAATGTTGGTGGCCCTACTACAAACAATGTGGAGGGTCACCGGTAAGGACTCGTACCTCAGAGCGACCAAGTTCTGGGGCAACCTCTTTCTCATTACTCTTGCCATGGGGATTGTGACCGGGATCGTGCAGGAATTTCAGTTCGGGATGAACTGGAGCGCCTACTCTCGCTTCGTCGGAGACATCTTCGGTGCACCACTCGCGTTCGAAGCTCTACTGGCCTTTTTCCTCGAGGCCACCTTCGCCGGGATCTGGATCTTCGGCTGGGACAAATTGAAGCCCTCCCTCCACCTCGCCTGTATTTGGATAGTCGCGTTCGGAACGGTCCTATCGGGATACTTCATTCTGGCGGCGAACGCCTTCATGCAAAACCCGGTCGGCTATGAATACAGTGAGGCCAACGGGCGTGCCGAACTCACCGACTTCGGTGCCGTACTGACCAACCCGGTGGCCTTGACGCAGTTTCCACACACCATATTCGCCTCCTGGCTGACCGCCGCCATGATCATGATCGCCGTCAGTGCCTGGCACTTCAAACGCAAGCGCGACCTCGACGTACATCGTCCGGCCCTGCGTCTGGGAGTTCTCACCAGCGTCATCGCCGGGATCGGGCTCGTCATCTCCGGTGACTCCCTGGGTAAAGTCATGACCTCCACTCAGCCGATGAAGATGGCGGCCGCCGAAGCGCTGTACAACACCACCTCGGGTGCCCCGTTCTCCGTGTTGACCGTCGGCGACATCAGCGGACAGGAACATACGCCGATTCTCGAAATCCCCGGTCTGCTGTCGTTCCTGGGAACCGGTTCGTTCGGGGCCGAAGTCCAGGGCATCAACGATCTGCAAGCGCAGTACGCCGCCCAGTACGGGCCGGGAGACTACACTCCGTACATTCCACTCACCTACTGGTCCTTCCGCGCCATGATCGGTTTCGGCATGCTCGCCGTCCTGATCGCTTTGTACGTATGGTGGCGGACGCGGCGAGGCAAGCTGCCGCAAGGCCGCCTGTTCTGGATCGTTGCCGTCTGGTCGGCCGTCCTGCCGTTCGTCGCCAATTCCACCGGATGGATCTTCACGGAAATGGGCCGTCAACCGTGGGTGGTGTTCTCCCTCATGCTCACCGAAGACGGTGTCAGTCCAACGGTGGGGGAGAGATCCGTCTGGGTGTCGTTCGTCGGATTCACCCTCGTCTACGCGATATTGGCGGTGGTCTGTATGAAACTGTTCCTCAAATACGCGAAGCTCGGTCCGCCCGATGAGGAAAAGGCCAAGGCCGGTGTCGGGGGTCCCTCCTCCGACGATGACGACAGCGATAAACCCATGGCATTCGCCTACTGA
- the gltX gene encoding glutamate--tRNA ligase, which translates to MSNIRTRFCPSPTGTPHVGLVRTCLFSWGYARHFDGSFIFRIEDTDAARDSEESYNQLLDALSWLGLSWDEGPDIGGPYGPYRQSERGDSYSDVIDKLVENGYAYAAFSTNDEVKARHEAAGRDPQLGYDNYDRDLTEEQKAAFRAEGRRPVYRMRMPDEDITFTDFVRGEVTYPAGTIPDYVIARGDGSPLYTLTNPLDDAMQKVNVVVRGEDLLPSTPRQIVLWRALTDLGIADGVPEYAHLPLITDERGKKMSKRDPRSNLLLYKDEGYLPEGVLNYVATLGWAIGPDRDVFTVSEFLKSFDLHDVKSNPARFDEKKFRAICSDHFRAADTEQLVEQTVPFLRNRGLLPDEPTDAQMYIVRSAMPMVQERCANLGEAAEMMRFFFAGQDFEMEAGSVKKGFKEGSDAVLDASINALEGLDDWRTDGIESVLKTALVERMELKPRKAFTPLRVAVSGKTVSPPLFESMELLGRDVSLQRLRDARATL; encoded by the coding sequence GTGAGTAATATTCGTACCCGATTTTGCCCGTCCCCCACTGGAACCCCTCACGTAGGACTGGTGCGCACCTGCCTGTTCTCCTGGGGATACGCCCGTCACTTCGACGGGTCGTTCATTTTCCGCATTGAAGACACCGATGCGGCCCGGGACAGCGAAGAATCGTACAACCAGCTTCTGGACGCCCTGTCCTGGTTGGGCCTCAGCTGGGACGAAGGCCCCGATATCGGTGGTCCGTACGGCCCCTACCGCCAGAGCGAGCGCGGCGATTCGTATTCCGACGTCATCGACAAACTGGTGGAGAACGGCTACGCCTATGCGGCTTTTTCCACTAACGACGAGGTCAAAGCACGTCACGAGGCCGCTGGACGCGACCCGCAGCTGGGATATGACAATTACGACCGCGACCTCACCGAAGAGCAGAAGGCGGCGTTCCGCGCCGAGGGACGCCGCCCGGTGTACCGGATGCGGATGCCGGACGAGGACATCACCTTCACCGACTTCGTACGCGGGGAGGTCACGTACCCGGCGGGAACGATCCCCGACTACGTCATTGCCCGTGGCGACGGTTCGCCTCTCTATACCTTGACCAATCCGCTTGACGACGCCATGCAGAAGGTCAATGTGGTGGTTCGCGGCGAGGACCTCTTGCCGTCCACTCCACGCCAGATCGTGCTGTGGCGCGCGTTGACCGATCTGGGCATCGCCGACGGCGTCCCCGAATACGCGCATTTGCCGTTGATCACCGATGAACGCGGCAAGAAGATGTCGAAGCGTGACCCCCGTTCGAACCTGTTGTTGTACAAGGACGAGGGCTACCTCCCTGAAGGCGTTCTCAACTACGTGGCCACCTTGGGCTGGGCGATCGGTCCCGATCGTGACGTGTTCACGGTGAGTGAGTTCTTGAAGTCCTTCGATCTGCACGACGTCAAGAGCAACCCGGCTCGGTTCGACGAGAAGAAGTTCCGGGCGATCTGTTCGGATCATTTCCGCGCCGCCGACACCGAACAGCTGGTGGAGCAGACTGTACCGTTCCTCCGGAACCGCGGCTTGCTTCCGGACGAGCCGACCGACGCTCAGATGTACATCGTCCGTTCCGCGATGCCGATGGTGCAGGAACGCTGCGCGAACTTGGGCGAGGCCGCGGAGATGATGCGGTTCTTCTTCGCCGGTCAGGACTTCGAGATGGAGGCCGGAAGTGTGAAGAAGGGTTTCAAGGAGGGCTCCGACGCTGTACTGGACGCCTCCATCAACGCCCTGGAGGGCCTCGACGACTGGAGAACCGACGGCATCGAATCCGTTTTGAAGACGGCGTTGGTGGAACGCATGGAGCTGAAACCGCGCAAGGCCTTCACACCGTTGCGGGTCGCCGTATCGGGAAAGACGGTGTCGCCGCCTCTGTTCGAGTCGATGGAGCTGTTGGGCCGGGACGTCAGCCTACAGCGCCTCCGCGATGCCCGTGCGACGCTGTAA
- a CDS encoding fumarylacetoacetate hydrolase family protein — MRIARIAHPQGMSFARLEGDGPGATAAEIDGHPFAGVKLTGQRWALDDVRLLAPVIPSKIVCIGRNYAEHAEEQGAEVPSEPLLFLKPSTAVVGPGDPVTVPTVADDIEHEAEMAVVIGLPGARKVSREAARQAILGYTCANDVTARDLQKRDGQWTRAKGFDSFCPLGPWVETDLDTHDAEIRCEVNEEVRQLDSTKSMVFDPASIVAYISQVMTLLPGDVVLTGTPAGIGPMNAGDKVSISVAGIGTLTNQVVASE; from the coding sequence GTGCGCATAGCGCGAATCGCACATCCACAAGGCATGTCCTTCGCTCGTCTGGAAGGGGACGGCCCGGGGGCCACCGCCGCCGAAATCGACGGCCACCCCTTTGCCGGCGTCAAGCTGACCGGGCAACGTTGGGCCCTCGACGACGTGCGACTGTTGGCTCCCGTCATACCGTCCAAAATCGTCTGCATCGGGCGAAATTACGCCGAGCACGCCGAAGAACAGGGTGCCGAGGTACCGAGTGAACCGCTGCTCTTTCTGAAGCCGTCCACCGCCGTCGTTGGACCGGGCGACCCGGTCACCGTACCCACCGTTGCCGACGATATCGAGCACGAAGCCGAAATGGCCGTCGTCATCGGACTGCCGGGGGCCCGCAAAGTCTCTCGAGAAGCGGCCCGGCAGGCCATTCTGGGCTACACTTGTGCCAACGATGTCACCGCACGGGACTTGCAGAAACGTGACGGACAATGGACTCGCGCCAAGGGATTCGATTCCTTCTGCCCGCTCGGTCCGTGGGTTGAGACCGACCTCGACACTCACGACGCCGAAATCCGCTGTGAGGTCAACGAAGAGGTGCGGCAGTTGGACTCCACCAAGAGCATGGTCTTCGATCCGGCCTCGATCGTCGCTTATATTTCCCAGGTGATGACTCTGCTTCCCGGCGATGTGGTTCTCACCGGAACCCCGGCGGGAATCGGGCCGATGAACGCGGGCGATAAAGTGTCCATCTCTGTCGCCGGTATTGGAACTCTGACAAATCAGGTGGTCGCAAGTGAGTAA
- a CDS encoding cysteine hydrolase family protein: MSSTTLRDLNGLESTPASLDDATLVLIDYQNTYTTGVMELDGWKEALERASACLQQARHKQTPVIHVRHDGGAGSPYDLSTHLGAIHDDVAPRDGEPVVTKQAPDAFVGTDLAEHIAETGRDKLIVIGFMTHMCVTFTSQGAFLRQLAPTVVADACATRPLETDVAPVDSAQMHAGALATIGDLYGVVVPRVADLA, from the coding sequence ATGTCGAGCACAACTCTCCGAGATCTCAATGGACTCGAATCCACCCCGGCAAGCCTGGACGACGCCACATTGGTCCTGATCGACTACCAAAACACCTACACCACCGGCGTCATGGAACTCGACGGCTGGAAAGAGGCACTCGAGCGCGCCTCCGCCTGTCTACAGCAGGCCCGTCACAAGCAAACACCCGTCATTCACGTCCGACACGACGGCGGAGCCGGATCACCCTACGATCTCAGCACTCACCTCGGTGCGATTCACGACGACGTCGCACCACGCGACGGGGAACCGGTCGTCACCAAACAGGCCCCGGACGCCTTCGTCGGTACCGATCTGGCCGAACACATCGCCGAAACCGGCCGCGACAAACTGATCGTTATCGGCTTTATGACCCATATGTGCGTCACGTTCACCAGCCAAGGTGCTTTCCTTCGTCAGTTGGCTCCCACAGTGGTCGCCGACGCCTGCGCCACCCGGCCCTTGGAGACCGACGTGGCTCCAGTCGATTCCGCACAAATGCACGCCGGCGCGCTCGCCACGATCGGCGACCTCTACGGTGTCGTGGTGCCGCGCGTCGCCGACCTCGCATAG
- a CDS encoding GNAT family N-acetyltransferase: MPVFDAHLADLNATTVFQIARLRQDVFVVEQNCPYPDLDALDLQSDTVHLWAEENDQVVGYLRVYPYEDGRKIGRVCTAHDQRGTGLGAKLMEAALKTAGNVPIILDSQTYALGFYAKHGFVAEGEEFLEDDIPHRRMRRLPEG; the protein is encoded by the coding sequence ATGCCCGTCTTCGATGCCCACCTAGCCGATCTCAACGCCACAACCGTGTTCCAGATCGCTCGACTGCGGCAGGACGTTTTCGTTGTCGAGCAGAACTGCCCGTATCCGGATCTGGATGCGCTGGATCTCCAATCCGACACCGTTCACCTCTGGGCCGAAGAGAACGATCAAGTCGTGGGCTACCTACGCGTGTACCCGTACGAGGACGGCCGGAAAATCGGTCGAGTCTGCACGGCTCACGACCAACGTGGCACCGGGCTCGGGGCAAAACTCATGGAGGCGGCATTGAAGACGGCGGGAAACGTTCCGATCATTCTGGACTCACAAACCTACGCCCTGGGGTTTTACGCAAAACACGGCTTCGTCGCCGAAGGGGAGGAATTCTTGGAGGACGACATTCCGCACCGCCGCATGCGTCGTCTCCCCGAGGGATAA
- the cydB gene encoding cytochrome d ubiquinol oxidase subunit II, with product MDLTTIWFLAIAILFTGYFVLEGFDFGVGMLLPVLGRDDRERRLAINTIGPVWDGNETWVITAGGAMFAAFPVWYSSLFSGFYLLLFLILIALIVRGVAFEYRAKGKTERWKATWDRSIFWCSLAASLLWGMVVGNMVYGVALDADHYYVGSFWELFNLPALLGAATFVLLFAGHGATFLSLKTKGEFSQRAHSLAWKLSTVGALPAAVWLVWMQTHSGSVLSGVFIAVAVASLLTSIVCNLIGRDGFSFSFTAATIAFASAGLFAALWPNVMPSTIQPSYSLTHENAAATELTLTIMSWAGAIFLPVVLLYQGWTYWVFRKRMSVENIPA from the coding sequence ATGGATTTGACAACGATCTGGTTTCTCGCCATAGCGATCCTCTTCACCGGATACTTCGTCCTGGAAGGCTTCGACTTCGGCGTCGGCATGCTGCTTCCCGTCCTCGGCCGTGACGATCGCGAGCGCCGCCTGGCGATCAACACCATCGGCCCGGTATGGGACGGGAACGAAACCTGGGTAATCACCGCCGGTGGAGCCATGTTCGCGGCGTTCCCGGTGTGGTACTCGAGCTTGTTCAGCGGATTCTATCTGCTGTTGTTCCTGATTCTCATCGCACTGATCGTACGCGGAGTGGCCTTCGAATACCGTGCGAAGGGCAAGACCGAACGATGGAAGGCCACCTGGGATCGCTCGATCTTCTGGTGTTCCCTGGCAGCAAGTCTCCTGTGGGGAATGGTCGTCGGCAACATGGTGTACGGAGTGGCGCTGGACGCCGACCACTATTACGTCGGATCGTTCTGGGAGCTGTTCAACCTTCCGGCACTACTGGGCGCGGCCACCTTCGTTCTACTCTTCGCGGGTCACGGCGCGACCTTCCTGTCACTGAAAACCAAGGGCGAGTTCTCACAGCGGGCCCACTCCCTGGCATGGAAGTTGTCCACCGTAGGAGCACTTCCGGCCGCGGTTTGGCTGGTGTGGATGCAGACCCACAGTGGCTCGGTACTGTCGGGCGTCTTCATCGCCGTCGCCGTTGCCTCTCTGCTCACGTCCATCGTGTGCAACCTGATCGGCAGGGACGGATTCTCCTTCAGTTTCACCGCCGCGACCATCGCATTCGCCTCCGCCGGGCTGTTCGCCGCCCTGTGGCCCAACGTCATGCCCTCCACGATTCAGCCGTCCTACTCCTTGACCCACGAGAACGCGGCGGCGACCGAACTGACGCTGACGATCATGAGTTGGGCGGGAGCGATATTCCTCCCGGTCGTTCTGCTCTATCAAGGCTGGACCTACTGGGTGTTCCGCAAGCGCATGAGCGTGGAGAACATACCCGCATGA